A stretch of the bacterium genome encodes the following:
- the fusA gene encoding elongation factor G has protein sequence MRQYPLEKYRDIGIIAHIDAGKTTVSERILFYTGISHKIGEVHTGDTVMDWMEQERERGITITAAATTCYWTPTYGAPLSGVDSHAERGGDEYRINIIDTPGHIDFTVEVQRSLRVLDGGVVVFDGVAGVEPQSETVWRQADKYKVPRICFVNKLDRMGADFEKTLRSIRERLHPKPAVLQWPIGLEEKFEGVIDLLKRQAFYFEGDHGEKIIAKEIPENFKKTAEEKREKLVEMIAETDDNLLHRYLEGQEISQEDLKKTLRVASLKGELIPVLCGSALKNKGVQLLLDAVVDYLPSPLDLPPVKGINPDNQKEEERSAKDGQPFAALAFKIATDPFVGSLTFFRVYSGVLQKGTYVLNVSKNSQERIGRILRMHANHREEVDEVCAGDLGAFVGLKNTTTGDTLCDPEHPIILEKIVFPEPVISIRIEPKTKVDQEKMSMALHRLLEEDPTFKVIGDPDTGETIIWGMGELHLEIIVDRMKREFSVECSVGRPQVAYKETIVGTAEAEGKYIRQSGGRGQYGHVFLRVEPLERGKGFEFVNAIKGGTIPSEFIPAAEKGVKEAMDKGVLAGYPFVDTKVTLYDGSYHDVDSSEAAFKIAGSIAFQEAVKRAKMVLLEPMMKVQVITPPNFLGDVTGDLNARRGKIEAMTERIGINVIDVKVPLSEMFGYATNIRSMTQGRGSFTMEFNSYEEVPNNITQRIAEGKK, from the coding sequence ATGCGTCAATATCCTTTAGAAAAATATCGTGATATCGGCATCATTGCCCACATTGATGCTGGGAAAACAACCGTTTCCGAACGGATTCTTTTTTACACCGGAATTTCCCATAAAATCGGCGAGGTTCATACCGGCGATACCGTTATGGACTGGATGGAGCAGGAAAGAGAAAGAGGAATTACGATTACGGCGGCGGCCACGACTTGCTACTGGACCCCGACTTACGGCGCCCCGCTGAGCGGGGTAGATAGCCACGCTGAGCGTGGCGGCGACGAATACAGAATCAATATTATTGACACTCCGGGCCATATTGATTTTACCGTTGAAGTTCAGCGTTCACTGAGGGTGCTTGACGGCGGAGTGGTTGTTTTTGACGGCGTGGCGGGAGTGGAGCCGCAGTCGGAAACGGTCTGGCGTCAGGCGGACAAATACAAAGTGCCGCGGATTTGTTTTGTGAACAAGCTTGACAGGATGGGAGCTGATTTTGAAAAAACTTTACGGTCCATCAGAGAGCGCTTGCACCCGAAACCGGCAGTGCTTCAGTGGCCTATCGGCCTTGAAGAAAAATTTGAAGGCGTTATTGATTTGTTAAAACGGCAGGCCTTTTATTTTGAAGGGGATCATGGTGAAAAAATAATTGCTAAAGAAATCCCGGAAAATTTTAAAAAAACGGCTGAAGAAAAAAGAGAAAAATTAGTGGAGATGATTGCCGAAACCGATGACAATTTATTACATCGCTATCTTGAAGGCCAGGAAATCAGCCAAGAGGATTTGAAAAAGACGCTAAGAGTTGCCTCCTTAAAAGGAGAATTAATTCCTGTGCTTTGCGGCAGCGCTTTGAAAAATAAAGGCGTTCAGCTTCTCTTGGACGCGGTTGTTGATTATTTGCCTTCGCCGCTTGATTTGCCGCCGGTAAAAGGCATTAACCCGGATAATCAAAAAGAAGAAGAAAGGTCAGCTAAAGACGGGCAGCCGTTTGCCGCTCTGGCTTTTAAAATCGCAACCGATCCGTTTGTGGGCTCGCTGACTTTTTTCCGGGTTTATTCCGGGGTGCTTCAAAAAGGGACTTATGTTTTAAACGTTTCCAAAAATTCTCAGGAAAGAATCGGCCGGATTTTGCGAATGCACGCCAATCACCGGGAAGAAGTGGATGAAGTTTGCGCGGGCGACCTTGGGGCTTTTGTGGGTTTAAAAAACACCACGACCGGAGATACTCTTTGCGACCCCGAGCACCCGATTATTTTGGAAAAAATTGTTTTCCCCGAGCCGGTCATTTCTATTCGGATTGAACCGAAAACCAAAGTTGACCAGGAAAAAATGTCTATGGCTTTGCATAGGCTTTTAGAGGAAGATCCGACTTTCAAAGTGATTGGCGACCCCGATACCGGCGAAACTATTATTTGGGGGATGGGGGAGCTTCATTTGGAAATTATTGTTGACCGGATGAAACGGGAATTCAGCGTTGAATGCAGTGTCGGCCGGCCTCAAGTGGCTTACAAGGAAACCATAGTTGGAACGGCTGAAGCCGAAGGCAAATACATTCGCCAATCCGGCGGTCGCGGTCAATACGGTCATGTCTTTTTGAGAGTGGAACCCTTGGAACGAGGGAAGGGCTTTGAATTTGTTAATGCTATTAAAGGAGGCACTATTCCCTCGGAATTTATTCCGGCCGCGGAAAAAGGAGTTAAAGAAGCGATGGACAAAGGCGTTTTGGCCGGCTATCCTTTTGTTGACACCAAAGTCACGCTTTATGACGGTTCTTACCACGATGTTGATTCTTCGGAAGCGGCTTTCAAAATCGCCGGGTCTATCGCTTTCCAGGAAGCGGTAAAAAGAGCCAAAATGGTTTTACTGGAGCCGATGATGAAAGTTCAGGTGATTACCCCGCCGAATTTCTTGGGCGATGTCACTGGCGACCTTAACGCCCGCCGGGGCAAGATTGAGGCCATGACCGAAAGAATTGGAATTAATGTCATTGACGTGAAAGTTCCTTTGTCGGAAATGTTCGGTTATGCCACTAATATAAGGTCAATGACCCAGGGCCGCGGCAGTTTCACGATGGAATTTAACAGCTATGAAGAAGTGCCCAATAATATTACTCAGCGGATTGCCGAGGGCAAAAAATAA